The Burkholderia lata genome contains a region encoding:
- a CDS encoding LysR family transcriptional regulator, translating into MRQIELRHLRYFVAVAQAGSVMAGARAAGIVQPALSRQIRELEDAIGTPLLVRRATGVTLTAAGASFLQDATGLLATLQDSRERALRSAAGQLGELRLGALPNCLPLPVVANVLKSFRDACPDVKLSIAPMLSAEQAGALMRGQLDGGIMAWRRDEAPHLSGVRLLSDRFVLAMPAPPGGRFTAPRTLADVANEPFVWFDAQRSAAHHRFLMAQCQQAGFTPRIAQVGSDIPTLIGLVAAGMGCAFVPESSSPTCPHTVRLVALDELASRFDIEFVFDGAAMPPSPVVARFLEAVRDAAGEARQAG; encoded by the coding sequence ATGCGTCAGATCGAATTGCGTCACCTGCGCTACTTCGTGGCCGTCGCGCAAGCCGGCAGCGTGATGGCCGGCGCCCGCGCGGCCGGCATCGTCCAGCCCGCGCTGTCGCGACAGATCCGCGAACTCGAGGACGCGATCGGCACGCCGCTGCTGGTGCGCCGCGCAACGGGCGTCACGCTCACGGCGGCCGGCGCCAGCTTCCTGCAGGACGCGACCGGCCTGCTCGCGACGCTGCAGGACAGCCGTGAGCGCGCACTGCGCAGCGCGGCCGGCCAGCTGGGCGAGCTGCGGCTCGGTGCGTTGCCGAACTGCCTGCCGTTGCCCGTCGTCGCAAACGTCCTCAAGTCCTTTCGCGATGCGTGCCCGGACGTGAAGCTGTCGATCGCACCGATGCTGTCGGCCGAACAGGCGGGCGCGCTGATGCGCGGCCAGCTCGACGGCGGGATCATGGCGTGGCGCCGGGACGAGGCGCCTCACCTGTCGGGCGTACGGCTGCTGAGCGACCGCTTCGTGCTCGCGATGCCCGCGCCGCCGGGCGGACGCTTCACCGCGCCGCGCACGCTGGCCGACGTCGCGAACGAGCCGTTCGTCTGGTTCGATGCGCAGCGCTCCGCCGCGCACCACCGGTTCCTGATGGCGCAGTGCCAGCAGGCCGGCTTCACGCCGCGCATCGCGCAGGTCGGCAGCGACATTCCGACGTTGATCGGCCTCGTCGCAGCCGGGATGGGCTGTGCATTCGTGCCGGAAAGCTCGTCGCCGACCTGCCCGCACACGGTCCGGCTCGTCGCGCTCGACGAACTCGCGAGCCGCTTCGACATCGAGTTCGTGTTCGACGGTGCGGCAATGCCGCCGTCGCCCGTCGTCGCGCGGTTTCTCGAGGCCGTGCGCGACGCGGCCGGTGAAGCGCGCCAAGCGGGCTGA
- a CDS encoding fimbrial biogenesis chaperone, protein MTALRRMLAALLCAAGTAHAASLQISPVTIEFGSDDTAAGITLHNPGERPVYGQVRVFRWDQADGQDTLTPTQDLVASPPLIEVGTQSEQLIRVVRASRAPAGIEQSYRLLIDELPQPGEAPTNGVSIRLRYSIPVFVEPATNGAPQLDWALLHSNGGWVLRVRNGGARRAQLASVELVTGDGHAYPLTHGLLGYALAGRTGQWSVPLPAGVTLGGKVTVRAAVNSQPASAVVAVEPPG, encoded by the coding sequence ATGACCGCATTACGTCGAATGCTCGCCGCGCTGCTGTGCGCGGCCGGCACCGCGCACGCCGCGTCGCTGCAGATCTCCCCCGTCACGATCGAATTCGGCTCCGACGACACGGCCGCCGGCATCACGCTGCACAATCCGGGCGAGCGCCCCGTGTACGGGCAGGTGCGCGTGTTCCGCTGGGACCAGGCCGACGGCCAGGACACGCTGACGCCCACCCAGGATCTGGTCGCGAGCCCGCCGCTGATCGAAGTCGGCACGCAGTCCGAGCAACTGATCCGCGTCGTGCGTGCGTCGCGCGCGCCCGCCGGCATCGAGCAGAGCTACCGGCTGCTGATCGACGAGCTGCCGCAGCCCGGCGAAGCGCCGACCAACGGCGTGTCGATCCGGCTACGCTATTCGATTCCGGTGTTCGTCGAGCCCGCGACCAACGGCGCGCCGCAACTCGACTGGGCGCTGCTGCACAGCAACGGCGGCTGGGTGCTGCGGGTGCGCAACGGCGGCGCGCGGCGCGCGCAGCTGGCCTCGGTCGAGCTCGTGACCGGCGACGGCCACGCGTACCCGCTCACGCACGGGCTGCTCGGCTACGCGCTCGCGGGCCGCACGGGCCAGTGGAGCGTGCCGCTGCCGGCCGGCGTCACGCTCGGCGGCAAGGTCACGGTGCGGGCAGCCGTCAATTCGCAGCCGGCCAGCGCGGTCGTCGCGGTGGAGCCGCCGGGCTAG
- a CDS encoding MFS transporter: MNTTTSSPSRPGGSAALPLLALAAGAFGIGTTEFSPMGLLPVIADGVHVSIPQAGMLISAYAIGVMVGAPLMTLLLARWSRRSALIALMSIFTIGNLLSAFAPGYTTLLLARLVTSLNHGAFFGLGSVVAASLVPREKQASAVATMFMGLTIANVGGVPAATWLGQIIGWRMSFAATAGLGLVAIAGLFAALPKGEAGKMPDLRAELSVLTRPVVLGALGTTVLGAGAMFTLYTYVAPTLEHVTGATPGFVTAMLVLIGVGFSIGNIAGGRLADRSLDGTLIGFLLLLIATMAAFPVLASTHVGAAVTLLVWGVATFAVVPPLQMRVMRAAHEAPGLASAVNIGAFNLGNALGAAAGGAAISAGFGYAAVPLVGGLIAAAGLALVFLQIAQQRRAPAATNS; encoded by the coding sequence GTGAACACCACGACTTCCTCTCCTTCCCGCCCGGGCGGCAGCGCAGCGCTGCCGCTGCTGGCACTCGCCGCCGGTGCGTTCGGCATCGGCACGACCGAGTTCTCGCCGATGGGCCTGCTGCCCGTGATCGCCGACGGCGTGCACGTGTCGATTCCGCAGGCCGGCATGCTGATCAGCGCGTATGCGATCGGCGTGATGGTCGGCGCGCCGCTGATGACGCTGCTGCTCGCACGCTGGTCGCGCCGCTCGGCGCTGATCGCGCTGATGTCGATCTTCACGATCGGCAACCTGCTGTCGGCGTTCGCGCCGGGCTACACGACGCTGCTGCTCGCCCGCCTCGTGACGAGCCTCAACCACGGCGCGTTCTTCGGACTCGGCTCGGTGGTCGCGGCCAGCCTCGTGCCGCGCGAAAAGCAGGCCAGCGCGGTCGCGACGATGTTCATGGGTCTCACGATCGCGAACGTCGGCGGCGTGCCGGCCGCGACCTGGCTCGGCCAGATCATCGGCTGGCGCATGTCGTTCGCGGCGACCGCGGGCCTCGGCCTGGTGGCGATCGCCGGGCTGTTCGCGGCACTGCCGAAGGGCGAAGCCGGCAAGATGCCCGACCTGCGCGCGGAACTCTCGGTGCTGACGCGCCCCGTCGTGCTCGGCGCGCTCGGGACGACCGTGCTCGGCGCCGGTGCGATGTTCACGCTCTATACGTATGTCGCGCCGACGCTCGAACACGTGACCGGCGCGACGCCCGGCTTCGTGACCGCGATGCTGGTGCTGATCGGCGTCGGCTTCTCGATCGGCAACATCGCGGGCGGGCGCCTCGCCGACCGCTCGCTCGACGGCACGCTGATCGGTTTCCTGCTGTTGCTGATCGCCACGATGGCGGCGTTCCCGGTGCTCGCCAGCACGCACGTCGGCGCAGCCGTCACGCTGCTCGTGTGGGGTGTCGCAACGTTCGCGGTCGTGCCGCCGCTGCAGATGCGCGTGATGCGGGCGGCCCACGAAGCGCCGGGCCTCGCGTCGGCCGTCAACATCGGCGCGTTCAACCTCGGCAATGCGCTCGGCGCAGCCGCCGGCGGTGCGGCGATCTCGGCAGGCTTCGGTTATGCGGCCGTGCCGCTCGTCGGCGGGCTGATCGCCGCAGCCGGACTCGCACTCGTGTTCCTGCAGATCGCGCAGCAGCGCCGCGCACCGGCCGCCACGAATTCGTAA
- a CDS encoding Csu type fimbrial protein, translating to MSLALLIGLSTPAADAATYSNGTATATFNVTLTLQPNCTIAANPLAFGTNGVLATAINQQTTVSVTCTNTTPYNVGLDAGSVTGSSVASRLMAGTSTGNTTTTVGFQLYQDAGRTTIWGNTQGTNTVAGTGSGAAQALTVYGQVPAQATPKPDTYQTTVTATVYF from the coding sequence ATGTCGCTCGCGCTGTTAATCGGCCTGTCGACACCTGCCGCCGACGCCGCCACTTATTCGAACGGCACTGCAACCGCCACCTTCAACGTCACGCTGACGCTGCAGCCGAACTGCACGATCGCCGCGAACCCGCTGGCCTTCGGCACCAACGGGGTGCTGGCCACTGCAATCAACCAGCAGACGACCGTCAGCGTCACCTGTACCAATACGACGCCGTACAACGTCGGCCTCGATGCGGGCTCGGTCACGGGTTCGAGCGTCGCGAGCCGCCTGATGGCCGGCACGTCGACCGGCAACACGACGACGACCGTCGGCTTCCAGCTCTACCAGGACGCCGGGCGCACGACGATCTGGGGCAACACGCAAGGCACGAACACCGTGGCCGGCACCGGCTCGGGCGCCGCGCAGGCGTTGACCGTCTACGGCCAGGTGCCCGCGCAGGCAACGCCGAAACCGGACACGTATCAGACGACCGTCACCGCAACCGTCTACTTCTGA